The proteins below are encoded in one region of Helianthus annuus cultivar XRQ/B chromosome 2, HanXRQr2.0-SUNRISE, whole genome shotgun sequence:
- the LOC110894630 gene encoding uncharacterized protein LOC110894630: MEKLVLALLHASRRLRMYFTGHVITVLTNFHIGTILQKPETSNWLAKWAIELGGHNILYRPRPAIKGQVLADFITEVPVNKFKECNLVETPEKDVTDETWMLYTDGASNEDSAGAGLRLVSPENHEFTYAVKLDFKNTNNEAEYEAFLAGLRLAIKMGAKSLRAHVDSLLIASQVNGIYDAKGEVMALYLEQAKELLQQFKSHKVIHINRSENKPADALSKLASTSFQHLAKDVRIEVLKNPSVLLRQVNVIEMGQPSWMTPIIQYLQEGILPENIAEARKIQNKSLHYEMNGGILYRKSFLGPLLRCVDPQDANYLIREIHERICGIHSGPRMVVVKIMNAGYYWPVMHVDALKEIRKCDSCQRHSPKTLRPKNDLIPVSTAWPFQQWGIDMVGPFPEAPGAVKFIIVAVDYFTKWVEA, encoded by the coding sequence aTGGAAAAATTGGTTCTTGCGCTGCTACACGCCTCCCGAAGACTACGCATGTACTTTACGGGGCATGTGATCACCGTGCTTACAAACTTCCACATCGGCACGATATTGCAAAAACCAGAAACATCCAATTggttagcaaaatgggccatCGAGCTGGGGGGCCACAATATCTTGTacaggccgcgcccagccattaaAGGCCAGGTCCTAGctgacttcatcacagaagtacCGGTCAATAAATTCAAAGAATGTAATCTGGTGGAGACTCCTGAAAAAGACGTAACAGATGAGACTTGGATGCTTTATACTGATGGGGCCTCAAATGAGGACAGCGCGGGAGCAGGATTGCGCCTGGTGAGCCCTGAGAATCACGAATTTACGTATGCCGTCAAGTTGGACTttaaaaacaccaacaacgaggcagAGTACGAAGCATTtttggcaggcttacgcctcgccatcaaaatgggagcTAAAAGTTTACGAGCACATGTTGattcactcctgatagccagcCAAGTTAATGGTATATACGATGCAAAGGGCGAAGTCATGGCCCTATATCTAGAGCAGGCAAAAGAATTGCTTCAACAATTCAAGTCTCACAAAGTAATCCACATCAATCGCTCTGAAAACAAACCAGCGGATGCCTTGAGCAAACTTGCTTCGACTTCTTTTCAACACCTTGCCAAAGACGTAAGAATAGAAGTACTCAAGAATCCATCAGTCTTGCTGCGACAAGTAAACGTCATTGAGATGGGGCAACCATCCTGGATGACCCCCATAATCCAATATTTGCAAGAGGGGATACTCCCTGAAAACATAGCAGAGGCGAGGAAGATTCAGAACAAATCCCTGCATTACGAAATGAATGGCGGTATTCTGTACCGAAAGTCCTTCTTGGGGCCactactgcgctgtgtggacccccaagATGCGAACTACTTGATCAGGGAGATCCATGAAAGGATCTGCGGCATCCATTCAGGACCACGCATGGTTGTCGTGAAGATCATGAAcgccggatactactggccagtGATGCATGTCGATGCCCTGAAGGAGATCCGCAAGTGCGACTCCTGTCAGCGACATTCTCCAAAAACCCTGCGCCCCAAGAATGACCTTATCCCTGTATCCACTGCATGGCCTTTCCAGCAGTGGGGAATcgacatggtgggacccttcccagAGGCTCCTGGCGCCGTCAAATTTATAATAGTGGCCGTCGATTACTTCACGAAATGGGTGGAGGCCTAA